Part of the Spinacia oleracea cultivar Varoflay chromosome 5, BTI_SOV_V1, whole genome shotgun sequence genome, GCTGTAGTAACTACTCCCCAAGTCTCCAGCTGGTGTCGTGTCGTCACTTTCATGTCACTCTCTTGTTGAGGTCTtgtggatatatatatatatatatatatatggatcGATATCCCAAAAATACAATACGGAATCATGTCCACTCCGTACTACAATACCATGAAGCTGTTACCGTGATATGTAACCATGCTGCATCAGTAGTAAGTGCAGCACAAAAAGCAAACATGATCATCAATTGTTGTTcatttataattgttatatcaTTATCTATTGGAATACCAAACATGATCTATATAACCTGCCTTTGGACACTGATTATATTAACTTTTTCTGCTGTACTTGGCTATACACCAGCTGGTGATAATGGGGATGCCTCAACATATTTATACCACGCATTGCTGTCTTCCTAGTCACATTTCTTCCTACCTAGTTAGGTCGCGGTGATGGGAGTTCCCGGGCTAACTCATCACTAAGACTTGAACAATACTGACCAGTTATCCCAAGCACCATGGAGTATGATTGTATGATCACAATCATCTATATTACCAAACTCTGGTCAAGGATTGCAGCTTATTTTGTCACTTATTTCCGACTACTTCAATGGCTCCATCCAGATTCATTGTCATGTTGCTATAATTGCACTATCGACatggttattaattattaatttcagaCGGAGACGCAGTGGTTATCTACTTCTATTAAGTAGATTGTTGTATGGCCAAGCAAATAAAACCAGAGAAGAAGATGGCATAAGAGGTTAAAAGCTCATACTATATAACACTATACAATTTAATTTGTATAAATCTCTACAGAAAATAAAATTACAAGGTTTTGCAAATAATCCATTACATACCCTTAATAACATATGAACATAAAAAACACAGAGAAGGATGGATAATCCCTTTCTTCTTTAGTTTGGTATAAACTTGGGGTCAAGAATCTAACACCAATGCTCTAGTGTTGCCTGCCCCGGTAGAAAGAGAAGGGATGATCCGAATTTAGAGTTGGAGTTATACGTGAGATGGGTGAGTATTAAAGATGATAGTGGGTCAGGTCGGGTCAGAACATGGTACAAGCGTACAACCTAACAGGAAAAGCCCAAAAAGCACTCACACGAAGTAATGGGTCGTGTTTAAGCCGTTATTTGACACGACACGATACGACACGACACTACCCGACAAGATAAATCACATCAACTTGAGTGAAATTAGGCTTAGCCGCATAAGCACGACACATCATAAGCTGCtgttttgaaaattttgacacAAAACTAGTGATCTTGGGCAATTAGCCTGGACCGGCCATATTCAGGCCCAAGGGCTATGCACGAGACACGGTCCGGCACGACCAACGACCATCTTTACCGTGTATTAGTAGCAGCAGCACTGTAGACCTGTAAAACTTTAGTAGACTATTAGTAGTATTTGAGTGACTCACTTTAAGCTTTGACTGCCcatttgttttctctctcctctcactctCACTCTCACGCCCCACGCCCCACGCTGGCGACAAGCTTCACTCATTTTCAGAtactctctctttctctctcctctcctctcctctcctctttcTGGATTTCTCCTTCATCATCAACCAAGTGTTCATAATTTCAGGTGAGTTTCTTGTTTCATTTACTGGATGGGAATATGGGATCTATTCTTGTTCAGTATTGGAGATCTGTCCTTTGTCTTAGTTTAATTGATTgtttttctgggtttaatttgcATTTTTCTTGTTGTGATTTTGGTTTGTTCTTCAAGCTCCCCGGATCCCTTTCTTCCCTCTCTCACTTGGGTTTCCTTTATTCCTCTTTTTTATCCCCCTCTACTTAACCGATttcatttttgttcttcttatttttgtttttgtttttgtttggcATCACTAATTTAAGCCCATCAGCTACTGCGGCTGCTGCTTACTTTTGCTCCAATAAGGTCTTAACCTAGTAGTTTACACTGAAGCTATGGGTATGATTGGTCGCAGGTTGAATCCCCTCCCCATTTGCAATTTGTATTTCCCTTATGGCTCATTGGCACCCAAAAAAGAGCTATTGCTTTAATGAATCTTGCTTATTATCACAAATTGAGGAACTTAACTTGTTTGTCAGTCTGTGTATGTGATTTAGTAGTTAATTAATCTTTAATTACTTGGTTATTACATTTATATTTCTAGTCCATGCATCATCTTTTCCAAGGAATTAAACTATCTGATTTCTTTCACGGTTTGATTCTGGGTTTCCACTTTGTTATTTAGTAGGTGGACTACATAACTTTATGAGCAGAAGAGCTACTACTATCACTTTCACAATGGGTGCTCACCCCAGATTCATTTGCATATCTATACTATCACTTTGATTTTTCTAGTCTTTCTTTCTATATCCTATGGCTTCCAGTAACGGCACCAAAGCTCCGTCCGACCACCAACATCGGTCAGGACGTCCTGCTTTTCCTTCACAGGTTTCCACTTCCTCGACCAAATCTAAACCCGAACTAAGTGACCACTTCGCCCAATCGGTGCAGATTACCTCTAAGCAGCCTGATGTTGGAGTTCACAATAACAAATCTAAATCCATCCACCAAAATAATACGCTTCATTCCACTTCTTCTTCGTCTGTTATTGAACCCTCTTCAACGGCCATAGATCCTGTTGAGAATGAAGTTAGGTTGTTGGAGGATATATCCACTGATCAGGAGAAGAAAATATCAGAATACGGAAGCGTCAAAGACAGTTCAGTGTCTGCCAAATTTAGTGATGGAACAAGCAGTCTTGCTAAGACAAGTGGAAGTGCCAAGACAAGTGGCCGCCTTGATTTTGTTGAAAGTGGCAAGAGTAGCTTGTGTAGAGGAAGCACTAGCACAGATGTTAGTGACGAGAGCAGTTGCAGCAGCTTTAGTAGCAGCATTAGCAAACCCCACAAAGGAAATGATGTGAGATGGGAAGCTATCCAAGTTGTTCGTGCCAGGGATGGAGTCTTGGGGTTGAGCCACTTTAGACTGCTCAAAAGGTTGGGATGTGGGGATATTGGTAGTGTTTACCTTGCTGAGTTGAGTGGAACAAAGTGCTACTTTGCCATGAAGGTAATGGACAAAGCATCTTTGGCTAGTCGCAAGAAGTTACTTCGAGCTCAGACAGAGAGAGAAATTCTACAATCTCTGGACCACCCCTTCCTTCCTACTCTGTATACCCACTTTGAGACCGACAAATTCTCATGCTTGGTGATGGAATTCTGCCCAGGTGGAGATTTGCACAGTCTTAGGCAGCGGCAGCCAGGGAAATATTTTACTGAACAAGCAGTGAAGTAAGATTCCTTATAACTGAAATATTCTAGTACAATTTTATGGtgtcatttttcttgtttattactgtctatctatctatctattttTGCCAGTTACCAGTGAGCATTTTGATTTTCTACTTGGTGTAAGGGCAGATTAGATTCTCTACTTGACATGCAATTGTTCACTCAATATGTCTGAACTAAATCTCATTTGAAGAGATCTAAaactttaactcattcattCCACTATCTGATACTGGCAAGAAAACTTAGAGAGCTGCCCATTTCCCCTGCGCTGAAAAGGCAGAGGATGGATTCATGGTGCAAGATGCACATCTGTGCTTCACCGGAGTTTGGTGTAGTAATCTACTAACAACATGATGTAATTATTAAAGAGGTTGGCTGACCAGTACTTACAAGTGAGAAGGTTCAGATGACATGTAATTTTGTTCTTGCGGGTTCCATGTATGCTATGCTTGCTGATGCTAAGCCCTGCACTACAGCAACCTAAGATATTTAAGGCCTGAATTTGCTCTCAATTGGTTTATACTAACTCCTGTTATAATAAGAGTGCACGCTATACCATCATAGAATTTTGAGCTCCTTCATCTTTTTGATGCATGGGTGATGCAACCATGCTGACTTCTCCATTTTTATTATCTACTCTTGCAGATTTTATGTAGCAGAAGTCCTCCTATCAATGGAGTATCTTCACATGCTTGGGATAGTCTATCGTGACCTTAAGCCCGAGAATGTCCTTGTGAGAGATGATGGACACATAATGCTCTCAGACTTTGATCTTTCCCTTCGTTGTGCTGTCAGTCCAACACTAGTGAAGTCATCCTCTAATGAGACTGAACCATTGCGAAAAGATTCAGCTTACTGTGTCCAGCCAGCTTGTATTCAGCCTTCCTGCATTCAGCCCTCATGTGTTGCACCAACAACATGCTTCTCACCACGTTTCTTTACAAGCAGGTCCAAGAAAGATAAAAAGGCGAAGAATGAAATTGGAAACCAAGTAAATCCTCTGCCTGAGCTTATGGCAGAGCCAACCAATGCCAGGTCTATGTCTTTTGTTGGGACCCATGAATACTTGGCGCCTGAAATCATCAAAGGAGAAGGTCATGGAAGTGCAGTCGACTGGTGGACTTTTGGTATCTTTCTTTATGAGCTGTTGTTCGGTAGAACTCCTTTCAAAGGATCGGGGAACCGTGCAACATTGTTCAATGTTGTTGGGCAACCTCTGCGGTTTCCTGAATCCCCATCTGTAAGTTTTGCAGGCAGGGATCTAATAAAGGGGTTGCTTGTGAAAGAACCACAGCATAGGTTGGCGTACAAAAGAGGGGCAACAGAGATTAAGCAACACCCATTTTTTGAAGGTGTGAATTGGGCATTAATAAGGTGTGCTACACCTCCTGAGATACCAAAGCCTGTTGTTATTGAAAAGGCAGCAATTCCTCCTAGCTCTAATGAAAAAGTTGGTCTTCCTATGAGGGCACCTGATCAAAAGGGTTCTGACAATTACCTTGAGTTTGATTTCTTCTAAGGTTGCTACCTTGGTTCTTATTTTCTTCATCTTGTTTCATATATTTTTCGCACTCTGCTGAGTAGGAGAACTGTTGCTTAAAAGATTTGATCCTTATATTTATCTGGCTAGCACAAATTGGGAGAAAATGCACAGGGGAGTTGTAGTGCCCTGTACTCAGGAGGCTGACGCAGACGTGGTTGCTGGATGCTGATCTAGGCCCGTAGCCGCTGCTTGTCTGTAATGTATTTATGTTAAAACTGATCTATGT contains:
- the LOC110800317 gene encoding serine/threonine-protein kinase D6PKL2, yielding MASSNGTKAPSDHQHRSGRPAFPSQVSTSSTKSKPELSDHFAQSVQITSKQPDVGVHNNKSKSIHQNNTLHSTSSSSVIEPSSTAIDPVENEVRLLEDISTDQEKKISEYGSVKDSSVSAKFSDGTSSLAKTSGSAKTSGRLDFVESGKSSLCRGSTSTDVSDESSCSSFSSSISKPHKGNDVRWEAIQVVRARDGVLGLSHFRLLKRLGCGDIGSVYLAELSGTKCYFAMKVMDKASLASRKKLLRAQTEREILQSLDHPFLPTLYTHFETDKFSCLVMEFCPGGDLHSLRQRQPGKYFTEQAVKFYVAEVLLSMEYLHMLGIVYRDLKPENVLVRDDGHIMLSDFDLSLRCAVSPTLVKSSSNETEPLRKDSAYCVQPACIQPSCIQPSCVAPTTCFSPRFFTSRSKKDKKAKNEIGNQVNPLPELMAEPTNARSMSFVGTHEYLAPEIIKGEGHGSAVDWWTFGIFLYELLFGRTPFKGSGNRATLFNVVGQPLRFPESPSVSFAGRDLIKGLLVKEPQHRLAYKRGATEIKQHPFFEGVNWALIRCATPPEIPKPVVIEKAAIPPSSNEKVGLPMRAPDQKGSDNYLEFDFF